The nucleotide sequence AGAGAGTGTGGTTTAAGGGAATAAAATTTGGCCCAGttatatattctgtttTTCTTCGTTTGTCCCAGAAAAGCGGACGCCATCGCCAGAGAAAAAACAACGCCAAACACGTCCACAGGGGAACGCGGCCACGGcccaaagaggaaagaacaCGAGCTGACGCGTTGGTGCAGTTACGACATGCATGAAAAAGGAAGGTAATATGCTTTTCGTGCTTGAATGTTCAAAACTGAGTGAGCCAGGCTCCTGTGCAAGGTGACAGCTGTGTAAGACTAGAAATACACTGTGACACCGACCATATCTCGACAACTAGCACTCCAACTGACCTTAAACTACAAACGTACACTCTTATACACGCTATCTAAACATATACACACTACCTTCTTTACTTCGACCGTCCCTGCGCTACTTAACCACTGGCTGTGGGTGCTGGGTTTCCGTCTACCTACCGTCGCCCAAGTCACCTCCGCCGCACAGGCCGACCTCCAGACTTGAAATCCGAGTGGTGGACNGTTTTTCCCTACTCCCTCCGACGGCGCCCGACCACCTGCTGTTTCTCAGAAAGTTCGCGGGGAGTGCCCATACGGCGGCCGAAGTCAGTCGAGTGTTTTCACCTATCAGCGAGGCGCACCTCAGGGATGTGGTTTTTCGGCCGGGCGTCCAATCCTTTTTTTGCTCGAGCTATCATAATGGTGTTCAAAACTGAGTGAGCCAGGCTCCTGTGCAAGGTGACAGCTGTGTAAGACTAGAAATACACTGTGACACCGACCACATCTCGAGAACTAGCACTCCAACTGACCTTAAACTACAAACGTACACTCTTATACACGCTATCTAAACATATACACACTACCTTCTTTACTTCGACCGTCCCTGCGCTACTTAACCACTGGCTGTGGGTGCTGGGTTTCCGTCTACCTACCGTCGCCCAAGTCACCTCCGCCGCACAGGCCGACCTCCAGACTTGAAAATCCGAGAGGTGGATGTTTTTTCCCACTCCCTCCGAGGCGCCCGACCACCTGCTGTTTTCTCAGAAAAGTTCGCGGGACCTTGCCCGTACGGTGGCCGAAGTCAGTCCATGGTTTTTCCACCTATTAGCGAGGCGCACTTCCAATATATGTTTTTTCGGTCGCGCTTCGAATCTTGGCCTCggtaaatttttcataattGTGTTCAAAACTGAGTGAGCCAGGCTCCTGTGCAAGGTGACAGCTGTGTAAGACTAGAAATACACTGTGACACCGACCATATCTCGACAACTAGCACTCCAACTGACCTTAAACTACAAACGTACACTCTTATACACGCTATCTAAACATATACACACTACCTTTTTTACTTCGACCGTCCCTGCGCTACTTAACCACTGGCTGTGGGTGCTGGGTTTCCGTCTACCTACCGTCGCCCAAGTCACCTCCGCCGCACAGGCCGACCTCCAGACTTGAAAATCCGAGTGGTGAATGTTTTTTCCCACTCCCTCCGAGGCGCCCGACCACCTACTGTTTTCTCAGAAAAGTTCGCGGGGGAGTGCCCGTACGGTGGCCGAAGTCAGTCGAGTGTTTTTCGCCTATCAGCGAGGCGCACTTCAGGATTACCTTTTTTCTGCCGGGCGTCCAATCCTTTTTTTGTTCGAGCTATCATAATAGTGTGGGATCATCAGGTTTCACTATTTAAGCTGGACagtattatttttaatgcATATGTGTAATAGAACAACATTCAAAACCGCCaacattttttcaaattaacTCAAATATGAGTGATCTTCCCCTCATGTATCTCTTATATCCAAATATCATGTTCAACGTTCGatcatttttcattttgtatAAAATGACCTTCTTATAAAGCCAAACActtttattgaatatagTTTAAATAAACTAACATATTAATTATAAACACATAATactcaaatatttattagTATATAACAGAAGATCTCTTCATTAGCTAGCCTCCAACACTCGTCCTAAAACATTGATAAAAAAGGTTCGAGAGAGGCCTTTTGATCAATGGTGAATGTTAGAAGTTAGAACTTCCCAGCTACAGCTCGTGATGAATACTTAAGATGTTACATAAACGAACACAGTATTAACTCAAGATTAATTACGAACgcaaaaataaatttctgCGAAGATGCATGTTATCGACGTTATTTTAGTCTGTACAAAACCTAGCTTATTACgccaatttttcaaaagtattAAGAGATTTGGGTGTAAATGTCCTTCATATGACTTAGGTGCTAACTTTATCATTATGGGTCCAGTTACATACATTCGGTACAAAAGGTTCTTGAACAGAATGTTCCTTTCTTTTTCGCAAACCTGAAGTCACAGTATTTGACTTTAAAGACATATACGAATCTTTTTTTGGCGggtcatcaatatcataaTCCAATAGTTTGCTGTATATGTAAGCCTCCTCATAATTAGGgtaatgaatttgttcGGAGGTTTTCTTCCAGGTAGCTTCTACGTCTGTGTAGAGGATGTCACCACAAGGAATTATGCCAGAACCCCATACAAAATCCATTGAgttatattcaaatatatttagCAACATATCTCTATTCATCATGTCCATATTTTCAGAAACACAGACGTTGGATACTATTTGATACACGTTCTTTTTTGCCGCCTCGATATAACTTTGGATTTCCAGATGGCTTTCAACTTGTAAATACGTTTTTCTCATTGCATATCTTAAGGTTTGAAAATCTGCAGATTTATCGTTCCATTTCAATTCCATATACAGATCGTCCAAATAATGGTATAGACTTGCTACCTCATAACCAGAACAATTTGTGAAAAGAATTGGCGTTCGTTTCAATCCTGAATAAACAATATTAAATGTAGAAAATGGCTCACGAGACTGATTTAGCATTGACTTTGGTAAGGTTGGTGAATATTTCGGTTTCCGTTTTCTAATCTCTGTcgaaattatatttttgatatGGTCCAGTCCTCCAAATTTTCGTATTGCAATTCCTATTTGGGCAGAGGCTAAATATGGCACCGAAGAACACTGAAGTATTTCATTCGGATAAGGGCC is from Naumovozyma castellii chromosome 6, complete genome and encodes:
- the NCAS0F00100 gene encoding uncharacterized protein; translation: MLSVFRERYPELFPESWKLNNSSYNIKYYTEECKTKCVCSEEEQVRRRSLCSSFHFNWKLDDYYDLFIVKNRVLCELFEEISYLSSSNDKEKNRSQQCDKIKEIIMVCGPYPNEILQCSSVPYLASAQIGIAIRKFGGLDHIKNIISTEIRKRKPKYSPTLPKSMLNQSREPFSTFNIVYSGLKRTPILFTNCSGYEVASLYHYLDDLYMELKWNDKSADFQTLRYAMRKTYLQVESHLEIQSYIEAAKKNVYQIVSNVCVSENMDMMNRDMLLNIFEYNSMDFVWGSGIIPCGDILYTDVEATWKKTSEQIHYPNYEEAYIYSKLLDYDIDDPPKKDSYMSLKSNTVTSGLRKRKEHSVQEPFVPNVCNWTHNDKVST